A window from Verrucomicrobiota bacterium encodes these proteins:
- a CDS encoding AAA family ATPase — protein sequence MSFEQELDVYLRARFTLIVLVTVEEERALQIIKFVCDKSKRACLIWDVADGFQALTPEGGSVPSARDPLSALEQLEKKESDALFVLKDFHECWGNAQLKRKLRGVAQRLKFTKKSILVTSPTRRLPDELKDEAVIVELPPPNASELAAVLGRLTLTPGVKVNLTKLGHEKLVQAALGLTVAQAQRVFAKAIVADRMLDDRAIDLVTQEKKQIISESKALEFYAVTETPDDVGGLGVLKDWLRLRERAFTQEARDYGLPAPKGIALIGIPGTGKSLTAKMIGGLWRLPLLRLDVGALFGSLVGESEENARRALRLAETVAPCIVWIDEMEKALSQGGMDGGTSLRVFGTILTWMAEKTVPCFVVATANDISRLPPELMRKGRFDEIFFLDLPTQAERKEIFGVHLGKRKRFPKDFDLERLARKSEGYVGAEIEQAIVDAMYVGYNDQRREFTTEDISAALKRQVPLSVSQREVVGILRNWLREGRAQSASFQEVRQAEEQFVRLQIDSER from the coding sequence ATGAGTTTCGAGCAAGAACTGGACGTTTACCTGCGCGCGCGGTTCACCTTGATCGTGCTCGTCACGGTCGAAGAAGAGCGGGCCTTGCAGATCATCAAGTTCGTTTGCGACAAATCCAAACGGGCTTGCCTGATCTGGGATGTCGCGGATGGCTTTCAAGCGCTGACGCCGGAAGGCGGGTCGGTGCCGTCGGCGCGCGATCCGCTTTCCGCGCTGGAGCAATTGGAAAAAAAGGAGAGCGACGCTCTTTTTGTGCTCAAGGATTTTCACGAGTGCTGGGGCAATGCTCAACTCAAGCGAAAGCTGCGCGGCGTGGCGCAACGCCTCAAGTTCACGAAGAAGTCAATTCTGGTGACCTCGCCAACCCGCCGGCTGCCGGACGAATTGAAGGACGAAGCCGTCATTGTGGAATTGCCGCCTCCCAACGCCAGCGAGCTCGCGGCCGTGCTGGGCCGGCTCACCCTGACGCCCGGCGTCAAAGTCAATCTGACCAAGCTGGGTCATGAGAAGCTCGTTCAAGCGGCGCTGGGGCTCACCGTGGCCCAGGCCCAGCGCGTCTTTGCCAAAGCCATCGTGGCGGATCGCATGCTCGATGACCGCGCGATCGATCTCGTCACCCAGGAGAAAAAGCAAATCATCAGCGAAAGCAAAGCGCTGGAGTTTTACGCGGTCACGGAAACGCCGGACGATGTCGGCGGTCTCGGCGTGCTCAAGGACTGGCTCCGCTTGCGCGAGCGCGCCTTCACGCAGGAAGCGCGGGATTACGGATTGCCCGCGCCCAAAGGGATCGCGTTGATCGGGATTCCGGGAACGGGAAAAAGCCTCACGGCCAAAATGATTGGCGGGTTGTGGAGACTGCCGTTGCTGCGCCTGGACGTTGGCGCGTTGTTCGGAAGCCTGGTGGGCGAATCGGAAGAGAATGCGCGCCGGGCCTTGCGACTTGCTGAAACCGTCGCGCCGTGCATTGTGTGGATCGACGAAATGGAAAAGGCGCTCTCGCAGGGCGGAATGGACGGGGGCACAAGCCTGCGCGTGTTCGGCACGATCCTGACCTGGATGGCGGAGAAAACTGTGCCGTGCTTCGTGGTTGCCACCGCCAACGACATTTCGCGGCTTCCACCGGAGTTGATGCGGAAGGGCCGCTTCGACGAGATCTTTTTCCTGGACTTGCCGACCCAAGCGGAGCGCAAGGAAATCTTTGGCGTTCATCTGGGCAAGCGGAAGCGGTTTCCGAAAGATTTCGATCTGGAACGTTTGGCCCGCAAGTCGGAGGGCTACGTGGGCGCCGAGATCGAGCAGGCCATCGTGGACGCGATGTATGTCGGATACAACGACCAGCGCCGCGAGTTTACGACCGAGGATATTTCCGCGGCTCTGAAACGGCAGGTGCCGCTCTCGGTTTCGCAGCGCGAAGTCGTCGGCATTTTGCGAAACTGGCTTCGCGAAGGCCGGGCGCAATCCGCGTCGTTCCAGGAAGTCCGGCAAGCGGAGGAACAGTTTGTGCGATTGCAAATCGACAGCGAGCGGTGA